TCTGTCGATCAGGCGGCGCTGCAGCACTACCTGGCTTATCGCTATGTGCCGTGGGATCAGTCAATTTTCGAAGGTATGCACAAGCTCCCCGCAGCCCATCTGTTGATTCGTGAACGAGGGGTCACCCGTACGGAGCGATACTGGGAGCCTCGGTATCGCCCCGTGATTCATGATGAAACGGAAGCTTTGGAAGCCGTGCAGGACAGCGTTTGTGCAGCCGTTCAGGCACAGCTTGTCAGCGATGTTCCCGTGGGTGTCTTCCTGAGTGGTGGTATTGATTCCAGCGGGATCGCGTCAATTGCAGCTGCCGAGAGCGGACTGAATCATGCCAGTTTCACGATGGGGTTTGAGGAACCGGACTACGACGAGCGAATATTTGCGAGACTGGCCGCTGAGCATGCAGGGTGCGGAATACATGAAGATGTGATGAGCTGCCAACGGTTCATGGCAGATTTGCCCGCTTTCATCGATTTGTATGATGAACCCTTCTTCGATTATTCCGGCCTGTTTGTGCATCTGCTGGCACGTCTGGCACGTGACAACGGCGTGTCTGTGGTGCTGGCAGGCGACGGCGGCGATGAAGTGTTTGCCGGCTATCACTGGTATGACGACCCGCATGAATGTCAGCAGCCGGCCCTGTTACAAAAATTGCAGAAGTTTCTGGGCGGGACACCACAGGGTGATCCGCTGACAAACTGGTTCCGGCGGCTGTGTCAGATGAATA
The Fuerstiella sp. genome window above contains:
- a CDS encoding asparagine synthase C-terminal domain-containing protein encodes the protein SVDQAALQHYLAYRYVPWDQSIFEGMHKLPAAHLLIRERGVTRTERYWEPRYRPVIHDETEALEAVQDSVCAAVQAQLVSDVPVGVFLSGGIDSSGIASIAAAESGLNHASFTMGFEEPDYDERIFARLAAEHAGCGIHEDVMSCQRFMADLPAFIDLYDEPFFDYSGLFVHLLARLARDNGVSVVLAGDGGDEVFAGYHWYDDPHECQQPALLQKLQKFLGGTPQGDPLTNWFRRLCQMNTETQRSLVCQPGSFSHRTLMEQFFSDEIPAVTGLQLLDLQTFLVDDILQKVDHASMACGVEVRVPFLHRAVVETAFSIRHDLLMKNGERKSLLKKALKKWVPPAILTARKKGFGAPLTNWMESGLADIATRFLSDGSLVQRNLFLREGIDQLIRQRQDQSLWLVLCLELWARRWLEDHSTDRIQQEMTGVPGFPL